Proteins encoded within one genomic window of Saccharomyces mikatae IFO 1815 strain IFO1815 genome assembly, chromosome: 15:
- the CKA2 gene encoding casein kinase 2 catalytic subunit CKA2 (similar to Saccharomyces cerevisiae CKA2 (YOR061W); ancestral locus Anc_5.662), with product MPLPPSTLNQKSNRVYSVARVYKNACEERPQEYWDYEQGVTIDWGKISNYEIVNKIGRGKYSEVFSGRCIVNNQKCVIKVLKPVKMKKIYRELKILTNLTGGPNVVGLYDIVQDADSKIPALIFEEVKNVDFRTLYPTFKLSDIQYYFTQLLIALDYCHSMGIMHRDVKPQNVMIDPTERKLRLIDWGLAEFYHPGVDYNVRVASRYHKGPELLVNLNQYDYSLDLWSVGCMLAAIVFKKEPFFKGSSNPDQLVKIATVLGTKELLGYLGKYGLHLPSEYDNIMRDFTKKSWTHYITSETKLAVPEVVDLIDNLLRYDHQERLTAKEAMDHKFFKAKFE from the coding sequence ATGCCATTACCTCCGTCAACATTAAACCAGAAATCTAACAGGGTTTACTCAGTAGCTAGAGTGTACAAAAATGCCTGTGAGGAAAGACCACAAGAATACTGGGATTACGAACAAGGGGTGACTATTGATTGGGGTAAGATTTCGAATTACGAGATTGTCAATAAAATTGGAAGGGGGAAATACTCCGAAGTTTTCAGTGGTAGATGTATTGTAAACAACCAGAAATGTGTTATTAAGGTTTTAAAACCagtgaaaatgaaaaaaatttatagAGAATTAAAAATCCTTACTAATTTAACGGGTGGTCCCAATGTTGTAGGCCTTTATGATATAGTACAAGATGCTGACTCCAAAATACCTGCTTTAATTTTTGAGGAAGTCAAAAACGTCGATTTTAGAACTTTATATCCTACTTTCAAACTTTCAGACATCCAGTATTATTTCACCCAATTATTGATCGCCTTAGATTACTGCCATTCGATGGGCATAATGCATAGGGACGTGAAGCCTCAAAATGTCATGATTGACCCTACGGAACGTAAATTGAGGTTGATTGATTGGGGACTGGCGGAGTTTTATCACCCAGGTGTAGACTATAACGTCCGTGTTGCTTCGCGTTACCACAAGGGACCAGAACTGTTAGTAAACTTAAACCAATACGACTACTCTCTAGATTTATGGTCAGTAGGATGTATGCTAGCGgctattgttttcaaaaaggaGCCATTTTTCAAGGGGTCGTCCAACCCAGATCAACTGGTAAAGATTGCTACGGTACTAGGAACCAAGGAACTATTAGGCTATTTGGGTAAATACGGGTTGCATCTACCATCCGAATATGACAATATTATGAGAGactttacaaaaaaatcgtGGACTCATTACATCACTTCTGAGACCAAATTAGCTGTTCCTGAAGTGGTTGATTTGATCGACAATTTGTTAAGATATGACCATCAAGAAAGATTAACAGCCAAGGAAGCTATGGATCAtaagtttttcaaagctaaatttgaataa
- the SMKI15G2150 gene encoding uncharacterized protein (similar to Saccharomyces cerevisiae YKR075C and YOR062C; ancestral locus Anc_5.663), with product MTSLDDTVLTKKNIALLDNATNYVRPAIDYFHFIFDYDSLDVPITWRLLLKMRKHKLLRLPSCSPENEFDYSIYIARLHNCMWRRWSIKHFNLEGLEINPLRINWNKETDITVLYGPDLAGLHEREQSNSFQEQNNKEQENQLSNIAEDGSCPSPLDKEDVFRLGSKLSPQRSITFDDTVRRRDIDRRGRFNESCVLINDLNQFQDYSIVWDESRHRYRRRAISDTYDYAHFQTDGSQTPRNASHDNIINHQNLHNITEGSYIYIK from the coding sequence ATGACTAGTTTAGATGACACTGTactgacaaaaaaaaatatagcACTGTTGGATAACGCTACCAACTACGTCCGTCCCGCCATagattattttcattttatatttgattaTGACAGCTTAGACGTCCCCATCACATGGCGCTTGTTGTTGAAAATGCGTAAGCATAAATTATTACGGTTACCTAGTTGTTCTCCTGAAAACGAGTTTGACTATAGCATATACATAGCTCGACTGCATAATTGCATGTGGAGGCGTTGGTCCATAAAGCATTTTAACTTGGAGGGCCTCGAAATCAATCCTTTacgtataaattggaatAAAGAAACAGACATTACTGTTCTCTACGGACCCGATTTAGCCGGGTTACATGAAAGAGAGCAATCTAATTCCTTTCAGGAACAGAATAATAAGgaacaagaaaaccaaCTATCGAACATAGCCGAAGATGGGAGCTGTCCTTCACCGTTGGACAAAGAAGACGTGTTTCGTCTAGGCAGTAAACTGTCCCCACAGCGGTCAATAACATTCGACGATACCGTTCGAAGACGGGACATTGACAGACGTGGGAGATTCAACGAATCATGTGTTCTAATAAATGATTTAAACCAGTTTCAAGACTATTCCATTGTTTGGGACGAAAGTAGACATCGCTATCGTCGGCGAGCTATCTCAGATACCTACGATTATGCGCATTTTCAAACCGATGGCAGCCAAACACCTCGGAATGCCTCTCATGATAACATAATAAACCATCAAAACCTGCATAACATTACGGAAGGCTCTTATATCTATATAAAGTGA
- the RPL3 gene encoding 60S ribosomal protein uL3 (similar to Saccharomyces cerevisiae RPL3 (YOR063W); ancestral locus Anc_5.664) translates to MSHRKYEAPRHGHLGFLPRKRAASIRARVKAFPKDDRSKPVALTSFLGYKAGMTTIVRDLDRPGSKFHKREVVEAVTVVDTPPVVVVGVVGYVETPRGLRSLTTVWAEHLSDEVKRRFYKNWYKSKKKAFTKYSAKYAQDGAGIERELARIKKYASVVRVLVHTQIRKTPLAQKKAHLAEIQLNGGSVSEKVDWAREHFEKTVAVDSVFEQNEMIDAIAVTKGHGFEGVTHRWGTKKLPRKTHRGLRKVACIGAWHPAHVMWSVARAGQRGYHSRTSINHKVYRVGKGDDEANGATSFDRTKKTITPMGGFVHYGEIKNDFVMVKGCIPGNRKRIVTLRKSLYTNTSRKALEEVNLKWIDTASKFGKGRFQTPAEKHAFMGTLKKDL, encoded by the coding sequence ATGTCTCACAGAAAGTACGAAGCACCACGTCACGGTCATTTAGGTTTCTTGCCAAGAAAGAGAGCTGCCTCTATCAGAGCTAGAGTTAAGGCCTTTCCAAAGGATGACAGATCCAAGCCAGTTGCTCTAACCTCTTTCTTGGGTTACAAGGCTGGTATGACCACCATTGTCAGAGATTTGGACAGACCAGGTTCTAAGTTCCACAAGCGTGAAGTTGTTGAAGCTGTCACTGTTGTTGACACTCCACCAGTCGTCGTTGTCGGTGTTGTCGGTTACGTCGAAACTCCAAGAGGTTTGAGATCTTTGACCACCGTCTGGGCTGAACATTTGTCTGACGAAGTCAAGAGAAGATTCTACAAAAACTGGTACAAGTCTAAGAAGAAGGCTTTCACCAAGTACTCTGCTAAGTACGCTCAAGATGGTGCTGGTATCGAAAGAGAATTGGCTAGAATCAAGAAGTACGCTTCTGTTGTCAGAGTTTTGGTTCACACCCAAATCAGAAAGACCCCATTGGCTCAAAAGAAGGCTCATTTGGCTGAAATCCAATTGAACGGTGGTTCCGTCTCTGAAAAGGTTGACTGGGCTCGTGAACATTTCGAAAAGACTGTTGCTGTCGACAGTGTCTTTGAACAAAACGAAATGATTGATGCTATTGCTGTCACCAAGGGTCACGGTTTCGAAGGTGTTACCCACAGATGGGGTACCAAGAAATTACCAAGAAAGACTCACAGAGGTCTAAGAAAGGTTGCCTGTATTGGTGCTTGGCATCCAGCCCACGTTATGTGGAGTGTTGCCAGAGCTGGTCAAAGAGGTTACCATTCCAGAACTTCTATTAACCACAAGGTTTACAGAGTCGGTAAGGGTGATGACGAAGCCAACGGTGCTACCAGCTTTGACAGAACCAAGAAGACCATTACCCCAATGGGTGGTTTTGTTCACTACGGTGAAATCAAGAACGATTTCGTCATGGTTAAAGGTTGTATCCCAGGTAACAGAAAGAGAATTGTTACTTTGAGAAAGTCATTGTACACTAACACTTCCAGAAAGGCTTTGGAAGAAGTCAACTTGAAGTGGATTGACACTGCCTCCAAGTTCGGTAAGGGTAGATTCCAAACTCCAGCTGAAAAGCATGCTTTCATGGGTACTTTGAAGAAGGACTTATAA
- the YNG1 gene encoding Yng1p (similar to Saccharomyces cerevisiae YNG1 (YOR064C); ancestral locus Anc_5.665) — MEHVANDYSDSDIRYSYLGTLDHLPCELIRSLRLMQTIDLIKDERDERDLEKASRNLLSVANYIDDLVDDQIRFLKKHRKELEVQKLVTKTFNASVENIKSKLMLEEPRAHKESKLLLKINLKKAKSRERKESITSPEIGITREDGTESNNNGEEIYCFCRNVSYGSMVACDNSNCPFEWFHYGCVGLKQVPKGKWYCSEDCKEIARQSSKVKRQRKKK; from the coding sequence ATGGAACATGTTGCCAATGATTATTCGGACTCGGATATCAGATATAGTTACCTCGGCACATTAGATCATTTACCATGTGAACTTATAAGGTCTTTACGGTTGATGCAAACTATCGACTTAATCAAAGATGAACGGGATGAACGTGATCTGGAAAAAGCTTCTAGAAACCTGTTGTCAGTAGCCAATTATATAGACGATTTAGTCGATGACCAGATTCGTTTCCTGAAAAAGCACAGGAAAGAATTGGAAGTACAGAAACTAGTAACAAAAACTTTCAATGCTTCGgtagaaaatatcaagtCGAAGTTGATGCTAGAAGAACCAAGAGCGCACAAAGAATCAAAGCTACTATTGAAGATCAACTTGAAAAAGGCTAAATCAAgagaaaggaaagaaagCATTACAAGCCCTGAAATTGGGATTACTCGGGAAGATGGAACAGAgagtaataataatggagAAGAGATTTATTGCTTTTGCAGAAATGTATCTTATGGGTCTATGGTGGCTTGTGATAATTCAAACTGTCCTTTCGAGTGGTTTCACTACGGTTGTGTAGGTCTTAAGCAGGTTCCCAAGGGCAAGTGGTATTGTAGCGAAGATTGTAAGGAAATAGCGAGACAGAGTTCAAAAGTAAAACGgcagagaaaaaaaaagtga
- the CYT1 gene encoding ubiquinol--cytochrome-c reductase catalytic subunit CYT1 (similar to Saccharomyces cerevisiae CYT1 (YOR065W); ancestral locus Anc_5.666), protein MFSNLSKRWAQRTLSKSFYSTATGAATKQSKLTQKLVTAGVAVAGITASTLLYADSLTAEAMTAAEHGLHAPAYAWSHNGPFETFDHASIRRGYQVYREVCAACHSLDRVAWRTLVGVSHTNEEVRNMAEEFEYDDEPDEQGNPKKRPGKLSDYIPGPYPNEQAARAANQGALPPDLSLIVKARHGGCDYIFSLLTGYPDDPPAGVALPPGSNYNPYFPGGSIAMARVLFDDMVEYEDGTPATTSQMAKDVTTFLNWCAEPEHDERKRLGLKTVIILSSLYLLSIWVKKFKWAGIKTRKFVFNPPKPRK, encoded by the coding sequence ATGTTTTCGAATCTATCCAAACGTTGGGCTCAAAGGACCCTTTCGAAAAGTTTCTACTCTACTGCAACAGGTGCTGCTACTAAACAAAGTAAGCTTACTCAAAAACTGGTTACAGCAGGTGTTGCTGTTGCCGGTATCACCGCATCGACTTTACTATATGCAGATTCCCTAACTGCCGAGGCTATGACCGCAGCTGAACACGGCTTGCATGCTCCAGCATACGCCTGGTCCCACAACGGCCCTTTTGAAACATTTGATCACGCATCTATAAGAAGAGGTTACCAAGTTTATCGCGAGGTTTGTGCTGCTTGCCATTCTCTTGACAGGGTGGCTTGGAGAACTTTGGTTGGTGTTTCTCATACCAATGAAGAGGTCCGTAACATGGCCGAAGAATTTGAATACGACGACGAACCTGACGAACAAGGTAACCCTAAAAAGAGACCAGGTAAATTGTCGGACTATATTCCTGGTCCATATCCAAACGAACAGGCCGCAAGAGCTGCCAACCAAGGTGCTTTGCCACCAgatctttctttgattgtCAAAGCTAGACATGGTGGTTGTGATTacattttctctttgttgACTGGTTATCCTGATGACCCTCCTGCTGGTGTGGCCTTACCACCAGGTTCCAACTATAACCCTTACTTCCCAGGTGGTTCCATTGCCATGGCAAGAGTCTTGTTTGATGACATGGTCGAATATGAAGATGGTACTCCCGCAACAACATCCCAAATGGCAAAGGACGTTACCACTTTCTTAAACTGGTGTGCCGAACCTGAGCACGACGAAAGAAAGAGGTTGGGTTTGAAAACAGTAATAATCCTATCGTCTTTGTACTTACTGTCTATCTGGGTGAAGAAGTTCAAATGGGCTGGTAtcaaaacaagaaaatttgttttcaaCCCAccaaaaccaagaaaataa
- the MSA1 gene encoding Msa1p (similar to Saccharomyces cerevisiae MSA2 (YKR077W) and MSA1 (YOR066W); ancestral locus Anc_5.668), translated as MDKSIIKKRGRPPITKDYPNPLQSPMAHSSMQVQKQGPHSFAKPLMKVGQSSPSPNKRRLSIDHHHNLVATTRKGRYRGVLLSTPTKKSGNGESTPVSTPSSNDSCNNTVFSETRKTFLQSSPPIMTSSPTFQKRNDYMFPSPDQFKLSLTITESGKAIIAGSSPFSPSSQSSHSLMSNNNRGKFLHNGKIHKNSEKNAPKFEKKRILSLLKQMKSDKDYDTISEIRPVKSCRSDIVDAELPTIVETSASPISSIRNNNTLFTHSPQSPPPSAQLKPPSTPKSSLQFRTGFTPNVALNPVSLNDTLPKATTNAGISNSNNNHNNNSSANNNIADANNLLTLTNSPGIFLSPRNKMLPKPATTSNEQQQEFVFKFSSGDPLLLTDDADGNWPEMIFNISNTPRRQKCFNTPPSWINFGSPGLFSPPRSSNVMVNSSNAVAASDNGNVHRQLQAQLEAQVQVQSQTNSPTQRQQQRQFQMPPPHINISSSPPQINIASPPQQPMSRRSSTYFVKEKITMGTTSTLGNTKSENLQPAANLFNATHGPSTPRNQEFQLPTLIECTPLIQQTMNGSLGTKYIPETSISNNVPPNLHGFTTGNVKTSSNFDDSLKQNSYSNKQDDARTALKRLIDDQ; from the coding sequence ATGGATAAAAGTattatcaagaaaagaggcCGGCCTCCCATCACGAAAGATTATCCTAATCCCCTACAAAGTCCTATGGCACATTCATCAATGCAGGTCCAGAAGCAGGGACCTCACAGTTTTGCCAAACCTTTGATGAAAGTAGGGCAATCTAGTCCGTCCCCAAATAAAAGAAGGCTCAGCATTgatcatcatcataattTGGTGGCCACTACAAGAAAAGGCAGATATAGAGGCGTTCTTCTCTCTACTCCCACAAAAAAATCGGGAAATGGCGAATCTACACCAGTCTCTACACCATCTTCGAACGACAGTTGTAATAATACAGTGTTTTCTGAAACAAGGAAAACTTTTCTACAAAGTTCTCCGCCCATTATGACATCCTCTCCAACTTTCCAAAAGAGGAATGATTACATGTTCCCTTCACCAGATCAGTTCAAACTTTCTTTGACTATTACTGAAAGTGGGAAAGCTATAATTGCGGGATCTTCACCCTTTTCTCCATCGTCGCAATCATCTCATTCTTTAATGAGCAATAACAATAGGGGGAAATTCCTACataatggaaaaattcataaaAACAGTGAGAAGAATGCACCTaagtttgagaaaaaaCGTATTttatctcttttgaaacaaatgaaaagtgACAAGGATTATGACACGATTTCCGAAATACGTCCGGTGAAATCATGCAGATCTGATATCGTTGACGCAGAATTACCAACCATCGTGGAGACTTCGGCCTCTCCAATAAGCAGCATCAGAAACAACAACACATTATTTACACATTCTCCACAATCACCTCCGCCAAGCGCGCAACTTAAACCTCCATCCACTCCAAAGAGTTCTTTACAATTTAGGACTGGATTCACTCCGAACGTTGCTCTAAATCCTGTATCTCTGAACGATACTCTACCTAAAGCTACAACAAATGCTGGGATTTCcaacagtaataataatcacAACAACAATTCATCTGCTAATAATAACATCGCGGATGCTAATAACTTGCTTACCTTGACTAATAGCCctggaatttttttatcaccTAGAAACAAAATGTTGCCCAAACCAGCAACTACATCGAACGAACAACAGCAAGAATTTGTGTTTAAATTTTCGAGTGGTGACCCGTTATTGCTTACTGATGATGCAGACGGGAACTGGCCAGAAATGATATTCAATATATCAAACACTCCAAGACGTCAAAAATGTTTCAATACACCTCCTTCATGGATAAATTTTGGCTCGCCCGGATTGTTCAGCCCACCAAGAAGTAGCAACGTTATGGTAAATAGTTCCAACGCAGTAGCCGCATCAGATAACGGTAACGTTCATAGACAATTACAAGCTCAATTGGAAGCGCAAGTACAAGTGCAGTCTCAAACCAACTCTCCTACTCAACGACAACAACAGCGTCAATTTCAAATGCCTCCACCGCATATAAACATTAGTTCTTCTCCTCCGCAAATCAACATCGCTTCCCCACCGCAACAACCTATGTCTCGTAGGTCATCTACCTACTtcgtaaaagaaaaaattacaaTGGGAACAACAAGTACACTAGGTAACACCAAAAGTGAAAACTTGCAACCTGCAGCAAATTTGTTTAATGCTACTCATGGTCCCTCAACTCCTAGAAATCAAGAATTTCAATTACCCACTTTAATTGAATGTACCCCATTAATCCAGCAGACTATGAATGGCTCACTGGGAACCAAATATATACCGGAGACTTCCATCTCAAACAATGTCCCTCCCAATTTGCATGGGTTCACTACTGGGAATGTTAAAACTTCCTCAAACTTTGATGATTCATTGAAACAAAATTCTTACAGCAACAAACAGGATGATGCTAGGACTGCCTTAAAAAGATTGATCGACGATCAATAA
- the ALG8 gene encoding dolichyl-P-Glc:Glc1Man(9)GlcNAc(2)-PP-dolichol alpha-1,3-glucosyltransferase (similar to Saccharomyces cerevisiae ALG8 (YOR067C); ancestral locus Anc_5.669) yields MKGDRSRQNIAVTKKAKSKKNEEPKKALKTAAFEKGEGSKRYSLWNFWISTLFLKLLLIPDYFSTDFDVHRNWLAITNKLPISEWYYEHTSQWTLDYPPFFAYFEWFLSQFVPKVVRDDGCLDIVEVGKFGLPTIVFQRLTVIFSEILLYAVLQIYINTTKLSERSQSFVVASSIVLSPGFLMIDHIHFQYNGFLFAILIGSIVAAKNKKYLLCAFLYTTAICFKHIFLYLAPCYFVFLLRAYVLNVNNFKFKSYKDFLFLIRWANLFKLGSIVIGIFTICFVPFAHQMPQVLSRLFPFSRGLTHAYWAPNFWALYSFMDKILTTVMLKLPYVHTFATKFIKPPLIPQNIKEINERLAANNNGSKGLVQDVFFVILPQIPPKLTFILTLFYQNLAVLPLLFDPSFKRFVGSLTLCGLASFLFGWHVHEKAIMLVIIPFTFLVGFDRRLLVPFMLVASAGYVSLYPLLYKGQDYFIKTLYTYVWFIIYFAAFRKTTKISSSVERRIFFLDRLALTYIFSLLPMVTVLQILDKVKWRYSFLQKFEFLGLMIYSVYCSLGIISSWFALSWLYNFDELLWQ; encoded by the coding sequence ATGAAGGGTGATCGTTCGAGACAAAACATTGCTGTGACGAAGAAGGCaaagtcaaaaaaaaatgaggaGCCAAAGAAGGCTCTGAAGACTGCCGCGTTCGAAAAAGGTGAGGGGTCCAAGCGCTATTCCTTGTGGAATTTCTGGATAAGCacattgtttttgaaattgctATTGATCCCAGACTATTTTAGTACCGATTTTGACGTACATAGAAATTGGTTGGCAATCACTAATAAATTGCCTATTAGTGAATGGTATTACGAGCATACTAGTCAATGGACGTTAGACTATCCTCCATTTTTTGCCTATTTTGAATGGTTTCTATCGCAATTTGTTCCTAAAGTTGTTCGTGATGATGGTTGTTTGGATATCGTAGAGGTAGGAAAGTTTGGTTTACCAACTATTGTCTTCCAAAGACTTACTGTCATCTTCAGTGAAATTCTACTATACGCTGTCCTTCAAATATACATTAATACAACAAAACTAAGTGAACGATCTCAAAGTTTTGTTGTCGCTTCTAGCATAGTTCTATCACCTGGATTTTTAATGATAGATCACATACACTTCCAATATAATGGTTTCCTCTTTGCCATTCTAATAGGTTCCATTGTTGCTgccaaaaataaaaaataccTGCTGTGTGCCTTTCTGTATACCACTGCTATATGTTTCAAGCATATATTCTTATATTTAGCTCCATGCTATTTTGTGTTCCTTTTGAGAGCATACGTTCTCAATGTCAACAATTTTAAATTTAAAAGTtacaaagattttttgtttttaattaGGTGGGCTAATCTTTTTAAATTAGGTAGCATTGTCATTGGGATATTCACTATTTGCTTCGTACCGTTTGCTCATCAAATGCCGCAAGTGCTGAGTAGACTATTCCCGTTTTCAAGAGGATTAACGCACGCATATTGGGCACCAAACTTCTGGGCATTGTATTCATTTATGGATAAGATACTTACTACAGTAATGCTCAAATTGCCGTACGTCCATACTTTTGCCACAAAGTTCATCAAACCGCCCCTAATACCTCAGAATATCAAAGAGATTAATGAAAGGCTTGCGGCAAACAATAACGGAAGTAAAGGGCTAGTTCAGGAcgtattttttgttattctCCCTCAAATTCCTCCAAAATTGACGTTTATTTTAACCTTATTCTACCAGAATTTAGCAGTACTTCCTCTTTTGTTTGACCCATCATTTAAAAGATTTGTTGGCTCATTAACTCTTTGTGGCTTGgcttcatttttatttggaTGGCATGTGCATGAAAAGGCTATAATGTTAGTCATCATTCCGTTCACGTTTCTTGTTGGATTTGATCGTCGTCTTTTGGTTCCTTTTATGCTTGTTGCCTCTGCAGGTTATGTTTCTTTGTACCCGCTTCTTTACAAGGGTCAAGATTATTTCATCAAAACGTTATACACATACGTTTGGTTCATAATTTATTTTGCGGCTTTTAGGAAAACTACAAAGATTTCTTCAAGTgtggaaagaagaatttttttcttggatcGATTGGCATTAACTTAcatcttttcattattacctATGGTAACCGTATTACAAATACTAGACAAAGTCAAATGGAGGTATTcatttttacaaaaatttgaatttttagGATTGATGATATATAGTGTCTATTGTTCATTAGGTATAATCAGCTCATGGTTTGCCCTGTCGTGGTTGTATAATTTTGACGAATTACTATGGCAGTGA
- the VPS5 gene encoding sorting nexin 1 (similar to Saccharomyces cerevisiae YKR078W and VPS5 (YOR069W); ancestral locus Anc_5.670) has translation MDYEDNLEAPVWDELNHEEDITQSVIPNPIESVHEASAHEEEEKKDIVETKAPFTDENSLAVAPKWEEPGSPMADNSLVEEEEFHDNSKSDALINSLAPEQDPISDLNNNSTQFSAKQSNDALFTGNANSPLVFDDTIYDTNTSLNSSSKSISGRRSGKPRILFDSARAQRSSKRNHSLKTKSTIAFNDAIKTPFTDPLKKAEKENEFVEEPLNDEEERRGSNEATIIACAKKNILEQVDRPLYNLPQKNINTASPIKVEANSEMVKKTKKESKVLSTEKPVAFNVEVKDPVKVGELTSIHVEYTVISESPLLELKYAQVSRRYRDFRWLYRQLQNNHWGRVIPPPPEKQSVGSFKQDFIENRRFQMDTMLKKICQDSVLQKDKDFLLFLTSDDFGSESKRRAFLTGSGAINDSNDLSEIRISEIQLLGAEDAADVLRNGGIDAESHKGFMNISFSSLPRYNETDEFFIEKKQKMDELEDNLKRMGKSLEMVDTSRNSLAASTEEFSSTLETLASLNISESNSELLNNFADVHKSIKSSLERSSLQETLTMGVMLDEYIRSLASVKAIFNQRAKLGYFLVVLENDKNKKHSQLEKLGQDVHSEKFKEIKTEFLTLERRHNLTRTHWQEIGERIKNEFESFSIDKIREFRNGMEISLEAAIESQKECIELWETFYQTNL, from the coding sequence ATGGACTACGAAGATAATTTAGAGGCTCCTGTTTGGGACGAACTTAACCATGAGGAAGATATAACTCAGAGTGTTATTCCAAATCCAATTGAGTCCGTACATGAAGCATCTGCacatgaagaagaagaaaaaaaggacatTGTGGAGACCAAAGCTCCATTTACTGACGAAAATAGTTTGGCTGTTGCACCTAAATGGGAAGAGCCTGGTTCACCTATGGCTGATAATTCGTTGGTGGAGGAGGAAGAATTTCATGACAATTCCAAATCGGATGCTTTAATAAACTCTCTGGCTCCTGAACAGGATCCAATTTCTGATCTTAATAACAATTCTACGCAGTTCTCTGCGAAACAATCTAATGATGCGTTGTTTACAGGAAACGCCAACTCTCCCTTAGTTTTTGATGATACAATATATGATACTAACACATCCTTAAACAGTAGTTCAAAAAGTATCTCTGGAAGAAGATCCGGTAAGCCACgaattctttttgattCTGCTAGAGCTCAAAGAAGCTCCAAACGAAAccattctttgaaaacGAAGAGTACAATTGCTTTCAATGATGCCATCAAAACACCATTTACTGATCCGTTAAAGAAAGCtgaaaaagagaatgaatttgttgaagaacCATTGAATGATGAGGAggaaagaagaggaagcaATGAGGCAACAATCATAGCTTGCgctaaaaagaatatcctTGAGCAGGTAGATAGGCCCTTATATAATCTTCCccagaaaaatattaatacAGCAAGCCCTATCAAGGTTGAAGCAAATTCGGAGATGGTTAAAAAAACTAAGAAAGAGTCAAAGGTGCTATCAACCGAAAAGCCAGTGGCTTTTAACGTTGAGGTGAAAGACCCAGTTAAAGTAGGTGAGTTAACATCCATTCACGTGGAATATACTGTAATAAGTGAGTCACCATTACTCGAACTAAAATATGCTCAGGTGAGTAGGCGTTATAGGGATTTTAGGTGGCTATATCGCCAACTGCAAAACAATCATTGGGGCAGAGTAATACCACCACCGCCAGAGAAGCAGTCGGTGGGAAGTTTCAAGCAagatttcattgaaaatagAAGATTCCAAATGGACACtatgttaaaaaaaatatgtcaGGATTCTGTTCTACAGAAGgacaaagattttttactATTTTTGACCAGTGATGATTTTGGTTCAGAGTCTAAAAGAAGGGCTTTTTTAACCGGATCAGGCGCAATTAATGATAGTAATGATTTATCAGAAATCCGGATAAGCGAAATACAGCTATTAGGCGCAGAGGACGCCGCAGATGTATTAAGAAATGGTGGTATTGATGCAGAATCGCACAAAGGATTCATGAAcatatctttttcttcactaCCTAGGTACAATGAAACGGATGaattctttattgaaaagaaacaaaagatgGATGAACTGGAAGATAATCTGAAAAGAATGGGAAAATCTTTAGAAATGGTTGATACGTCAAGAAATAGTTTGGCTGCGTCAACCGAGGAATTTTCTAGTACGCTAGAAACCCTAGCTTCACTGAATATAAGTGAGTCTAACTCAGAACtattgaataattttgCTGACGTTCATAAAAGTATCAAAAGTTCTCTTGAGAGAAGCTCTTTACAAGAAACATTGACCATGGGTGTAATGCTAGATGAATACATCAGGTCATTGGCTAGTGTAAAGGCCATTTTTAATCAGAGAGCCAAATTGGGGTACTTTCTGGTAGTTTTGGAGAAcgacaagaacaagaaacaCTCACAACTGGAAAAATTGGGTCAAGATGTTCATTCGGAAAAgttcaaagaaatcaaaacaGAATTTTTAACATTAGAAAGACGCCATAACCTTACAAGGACACATTGGCAAGAAATTGgtgaaagaataaagaatGAATTTGAGAGTTTTTCTATTGATAAGATTCGGGAATTTCGAAATGGTATGGAAATATCACTAGAAGCAGCCATTGAATCCCAAAAAGAATGCATCGAGCTTTGGGAGACATTCTATCAAACCAACCTTTAG